A genomic region of Nitrosopumilaceae archaeon contains the following coding sequences:
- a CDS encoding metallophosphoesterase, protein MVQTRPIQSQPALILEEEKKRYLVVTDLHIGFENTFLSNEIHVEPKELVQETVDSLLSIIEYEKPDVLVLLGDVKSGIDFISKIEWQAVPLFFEIGKKIETILIPGNHDSNIQKLLPEGITLVSSSGLVVGDTLLTHGHTMPSENLSQVNKIVMGHVHPVFFQEGSVVDGQRVWVSIRAEKNQLFPSSKGTLEIIILPAFNKYFYATYKKYYKKSISPILQSIKNFQSAKIVTLDGSIIGNESMLENVI, encoded by the coding sequence ATGGTTCAGACAAGACCAATTCAATCACAGCCTGCTTTGATTCTAGAAGAGGAAAAAAAGCGTTATCTTGTTGTAACAGATTTACACATTGGTTTTGAGAACACGTTTTTGTCTAATGAAATCCATGTGGAACCAAAAGAACTGGTCCAAGAGACAGTAGACTCTCTTTTATCCATAATAGAATATGAAAAACCAGATGTGTTGGTTTTACTAGGCGACGTAAAATCAGGCATTGATTTTATCTCAAAAATAGAGTGGCAAGCAGTTCCGTTATTTTTTGAGATTGGAAAAAAAATTGAAACTATCCTAATTCCAGGCAATCATGATTCCAATATACAAAAATTACTTCCAGAAGGAATCACACTTGTAAGCTCTTCAGGACTTGTAGTTGGGGATACGCTTTTGACCCATGGACATACCATGCCTTCAGAAAATCTATCCCAGGTAAACAAGATAGTCATGGGTCATGTACATCCAGTGTTTTTTCAGGAAGGTTCTGTCGTAGATGGTCAGAGAGTATGGGTCTCAATTAGAGCAGAAAAAAACCAGCTTTTTCCATCATCAAAAGGAACTCTAGAAATAATTATTCTTCCTGCCTTTAACAAATATTTTTATGCCACGTATAAAAAATATTACAAAAAATCAATCTCGCCAATTCTTCAATCAATTAAAAATTTCCAGTCTGCAAAAATTGTAACACTTGATGGTTCTATAATAGGAAACGAATCTATGCTTGAGAATGTAATTTGA
- a CDS encoding helix-turn-helix domain-containing protein → MVKGQDLAVSLEEFGLSKYEAQAYVTLITKGTISAAELAYYSNLPRTKVYPTLLKLEKKKIAIISKTKPIMCTGIAPEDAFDELVQEHINKVNGMNNLVTKLKEVSEDSKKARGSEEKRYFHLTPNYVFKQLETMIEGSKTSIHAIVDSWGLNLFSQCKESLIHAIRKNIDIKIIIPPNLVGSETFRTIPDDVKIKCADVSQNSIMFDDSEILMINSNNGKGAIFLSTEVLGTNQAKTFEQTWKNAIKVNNLSDMTKIDAQETLKVIQAINENGLGFVLNSILQSKNKEIDMLEFLEKNGVDLEAKTIDEIIALVDSTLQITCSGQAHYEPQGNHIIIESKLNSGHSLPWALLLDGYLHKKGFKTKMMYNSHNHSGEKIHIKVDSKLDSN, encoded by the coding sequence ATGGTAAAAGGACAGGACTTGGCAGTCAGCCTAGAAGAATTTGGTCTAAGCAAATACGAAGCTCAAGCTTATGTAACTCTAATCACAAAGGGAACAATTTCTGCAGCAGAGCTTGCATACTATTCCAATTTACCAAGAACAAAAGTCTATCCTACATTACTAAAATTAGAAAAGAAAAAGATTGCAATAATATCAAAAACTAAACCAATCATGTGCACCGGAATAGCTCCTGAAGATGCCTTTGATGAACTGGTACAAGAGCACATAAACAAAGTAAATGGCATGAACAATCTTGTAACCAAACTAAAAGAGGTCAGTGAAGACAGTAAAAAGGCAAGAGGTTCAGAAGAAAAACGATATTTCCATCTTACCCCAAACTATGTCTTCAAGCAACTTGAAACAATGATTGAAGGCTCTAAGACTTCGATTCATGCAATAGTTGATTCGTGGGGATTGAATCTTTTTTCACAATGCAAAGAATCCCTCATACATGCGATTAGAAAAAATATAGATATAAAAATAATAATTCCACCAAATCTCGTAGGATCGGAGACATTTAGAACAATTCCTGATGATGTCAAGATAAAGTGCGCAGATGTTTCACAAAATTCAATCATGTTTGACGATTCTGAAATTCTTATGATAAATAGTAATAATGGCAAAGGTGCGATATTTTTGTCAACCGAGGTCTTGGGAACAAATCAGGCCAAAACATTTGAACAAACTTGGAAGAATGCCATCAAAGTAAACAATCTTTCAGACATGACAAAAATTGATGCCCAAGAGACCCTGAAGGTAATTCAAGCCATAAATGAGAACGGGCTTGGCTTTGTACTAAATTCCATACTACAATCTAAAAACAAAGAAATTGACATGCTTGAATTTCTTGAGAAAAACGGTGTGGATTTGGAAGCAAAAACAATTGATGAAATCATTGCTCTTGTTGACTCTACTTTACAAATTACATGTTCAGGACAAGCACATTATGAACCTCAGGGAAATCACATCATAATAGAATCAAAGCTAAACAGCGGACATTCACTTCCCTGGGCTTTATTACTTGATGGATATCTACACAAAAAAGGATTCAAGACAAAGATGATGTACAACAGCCACAATCATAGTGGTGAAAAAATACACATCAAAGTAGATTCAAAGCTAGATTCCAATTAG
- a CDS encoding Lrp/AsnC family transcriptional regulator — MKEPVFVPDELDLMILEYMAKDASIQFKKLAEILKVDQRTIAKRVSVMKEKGVFIHKVELDWSRLGIGISAYVGAETGLGEEDVKKMHSYILKEPRVIEAYSTIGDQEYFFKVMETDLQSLREEVMTRFEPITAKLTSSIISSQIKRQDDVALLRFLRQRSFLQKTRR, encoded by the coding sequence ATGAAGGAACCAGTCTTTGTGCCTGACGAGTTAGATCTAATGATACTGGAATACATGGCAAAGGATGCAAGCATACAATTCAAGAAATTAGCAGAGATTCTCAAAGTTGATCAGCGTACGATAGCAAAAAGAGTAAGCGTCATGAAAGAAAAGGGAGTCTTCATACACAAGGTAGAGCTAGACTGGTCAAGACTTGGAATTGGGATCTCTGCATACGTTGGAGCAGAGACTGGACTTGGCGAGGAGGATGTTAAAAAAATGCATAGTTATATTCTAAAAGAACCACGTGTTATAGAAGCATATTCTACAATTGGGGATCAGGAATATTTTTTCAAGGTAATGGAAACCGACTTGCAAAGCTTAAGAGAAGAAGTCATGACTCGTTTTGAGCCTATCACTGCAAAGCTTACAAGCTCAATAATATCATCACAAATAAAACGCCAAGATGATGTTGCACTCTTGCGTTTTCTTAGACAAAGAAGTTTTTTGCAAAAAACACGTAGATAA
- a CDS encoding response regulator, with amino-acid sequence MKKIEALIIDDSKEITQMLSEFLEIEGYKCAACSDGKKGLDMILQHKFDVVLLDLAMPKFSGHDIVESLAKSGKIQDQNIIIFTASSVDSDDIHKLLKKGAKFCLKKPVQLDTLLSTLEGLGLYRR; translated from the coding sequence ATGAAGAAAATAGAGGCACTAATCATAGATGACAGCAAGGAGATAACACAAATGTTGTCAGAATTTTTGGAGATTGAAGGTTACAAATGTGCTGCCTGCAGTGATGGCAAAAAAGGATTGGACATGATACTGCAACACAAGTTTGATGTTGTCCTTTTAGATTTAGCAATGCCAAAATTTAGCGGACATGATATTGTTGAGTCACTTGCAAAATCAGGAAAGATTCAAGATCAAAACATCATCATCTTTACTGCTTCTTCTGTTGACAGCGATGACATCCATAAACTGTTAAAAAAGGGAGCTAAATTCTGTCTAAAAAAACCAGTTCAACTTGACACCCTTCTTAGTACACTAGAAGGCCTTGGTCTATATCGCAGGTAA
- the carA gene encoding glutamine-hydrolyzing carbamoyl-phosphate synthase small subunit: MLEDGTVFSGMGFGYPSTTVGEAVFNTGMAGYTEALTDPSYSGQILTLTYPLIGNYGVPDQSAKDEDGIKKYFESDKIQVRGLVVHELSLSASHWNISMTLDEWLYDEKIPGISGIDTRALTRKLRTSGVMMAALAVSETEIDENELKKKLAAAKNYNSEEFMDAVSTKEPQIYGNEKETVVIVDTGVKNAILRNVRKLGYKVIKVPWNYSIEKILSYDPKGVVISNGPGDPQKCAETMKTAKALIDKNIPTLGICLGAQILGIAGGADTFKLKYGHRGQNKSCLDLDNNQVYVTSQNHGYGIDPDSLKKTNFKLWFTNTDDKTVEGIKHKEKKCIAVQFHPEASPGPFDCMFVFEELKRLMGEENAKR, from the coding sequence ATCTTAGAAGATGGTACCGTTTTTAGCGGGATGGGTTTTGGTTATCCTTCTACGACTGTTGGCGAAGCAGTGTTCAATACAGGCATGGCTGGCTATACCGAAGCATTAACAGATCCTTCGTACAGCGGTCAAATTCTCACACTCACCTATCCTCTAATTGGCAATTATGGTGTACCTGACCAATCAGCAAAAGATGAGGATGGAATTAAAAAATACTTTGAGTCTGACAAAATTCAGGTACGAGGTTTGGTTGTTCATGAATTATCCCTTAGCGCAAGTCACTGGAATATTTCAATGACACTTGACGAATGGCTATATGATGAAAAAATTCCAGGAATTTCAGGAATTGATACAAGGGCGTTGACTCGAAAATTGCGTACTAGTGGAGTCATGATGGCAGCACTTGCAGTTTCTGAAACCGAAATTGATGAAAATGAACTAAAGAAAAAACTTGCAGCGGCAAAAAATTACAATTCTGAAGAGTTTATGGATGCTGTATCAACAAAAGAGCCACAAATTTATGGAAATGAGAAAGAAACAGTGGTAATAGTTGATACTGGAGTAAAAAACGCAATCTTACGAAATGTAAGAAAGCTTGGATACAAAGTCATCAAAGTACCATGGAATTACTCCATTGAAAAAATTCTTTCCTATGATCCAAAGGGTGTTGTTATATCAAATGGACCTGGTGACCCGCAAAAATGTGCTGAAACAATGAAAACTGCCAAGGCACTAATTGATAAAAATATTCCAACTTTAGGAATATGTCTTGGTGCGCAGATATTGGGAATTGCAGGAGGTGCAGACACTTTCAAATTAAAGTATGGTCATCGTGGACAAAATAAATCATGTCTTGATTTAGATAACAACCAAGTTTATGTAACAAGTCAAAATCATGGATATGGAATAGATCCTGATTCACTCAAAAAAACAAATTTCAAATTATGGTTTACTAATACTGATGATAAAACAGTAGAAGGAATAAAACATAAAGAAAAAAAATGCATTGCTGTACAATTTCATCCAGAAGCATCACCTGGACCTTTTGATTGCATGTTTGTATTTGAAGAGCTAAAACGCCTGATGGGGGAGGAAAATGCCAAAAGATGA
- a CDS encoding helix-turn-helix domain-containing protein, with protein MTIFESEPGSSLYQQRTCLEKIQNVLLKFGLTQNQAKVYIYLAKVGPKPAAEIVKTLRFPRTETYFILGGLQERRIVKETHGSPAEFIPLPLEQAILSMINAEKEKINTLSKQAEELFDLWKQIPSSALEINEEISEKMHTLQGQSQIFSKLLNMVSSAKKEILVLGSIKDLSKLVHSEVFDTLSNSALDVKIVISLTKAIPTFAKTIDTKKIRLLQESPKDDQCFVIKDNEEILMLLRNTTNPSDDIFAIWSDSKALVDSVYKLFDNSWIKGEVVS; from the coding sequence TTGACTATTTTTGAATCTGAACCTGGTTCATCTCTTTACCAACAACGAACATGTCTTGAAAAAATACAAAATGTGCTTTTAAAATTTGGCTTGACTCAAAACCAAGCTAAGGTTTACATTTACTTGGCCAAAGTAGGACCTAAACCTGCTGCTGAAATTGTCAAAACTTTGAGATTTCCTAGAACAGAGACTTATTTTATTCTTGGCGGTTTACAAGAACGCAGAATAGTTAAGGAAACCCACGGTTCACCAGCAGAGTTTATCCCCCTGCCTCTTGAACAAGCAATTTTGTCAATGATCAATGCAGAAAAAGAAAAAATCAATACATTGTCAAAACAAGCAGAAGAACTTTTTGATTTGTGGAAACAAATTCCTAGTTCGGCTCTTGAGATAAATGAAGAGATTAGTGAAAAAATGCACACACTTCAGGGGCAATCTCAAATATTTAGCAAGCTTTTGAACATGGTAAGCTCTGCTAAAAAAGAAATTCTAGTTTTGGGATCAATAAAAGACCTCTCAAAGTTAGTTCACTCTGAAGTATTTGATACATTATCAAACTCAGCTCTTGATGTAAAGATAGTAATCTCTCTTACCAAAGCTATTCCCACCTTTGCAAAAACGATAGACACAAAAAAAATAAGGTTATTGCAAGAAAGTCCCAAAGATGACCAATGCTTTGTGATAAAGGACAATGAAGAGATTCTCATGCTTTTGAGAAATACAACCAATCCTTCAGACGACATATTTGCAATATGGTCAGATTCCAAGGCACTTGTGGATTCTGTGTACAAGTTATTTGATAATTCTTGGATTAAAGGGGAGGTTGTCAGTTGA
- the kdpA gene encoding potassium-transporting ATPase subunit KdpA produces MDIVILLAVLVGSLGLSVIFGRYMARMIIFEARPLEKTLGRIEGGFYKIIGVDKYEQMTWKQYVLALVVTNVIAAAFVMAIFLYQNSLPLSPKPGLSFDLAFMQAASFITNTDLQHYAGDQQLSIFSQMIALIFVMFVAPASGIAALFAFVRGFIRKNFGLGNFYVDFTRIILTLLLPVAFLSALLLLFLGVPQTLDSTITTGTLQGGNQTITIGPVAAQESIKDLGSNGGGFFGANSAHPFENPTGISNVFETILMLVIPLSAPIAYAHLIGKGRGVSILVAMLIGFGVMLILGLTQISGPSGLETRFGNFGSVLFNEASIATNTGSAASALTGMSPNAVIGLFLSMFIQAIPGADGTGMMMMIIFVILTLFLVGLMVGKTPEFLSMKINPRDVRLAAFVFLIHPALILIPTVIAYSTGDAQSVVGGQVTPMTFTQVLYEFTSASANNGSDYLGTSANTPFWNWSTAFVMLIGRYAPIVLMLAIAGSFTTRDRKEVVEPIKTSGLLFVGVLSVMVFILTALTFFPFLAMGPFSI; encoded by the coding sequence GTGGACATTGTAATACTATTAGCTGTACTGGTAGGTTCTCTTGGATTGTCTGTAATTTTTGGACGATATATGGCAAGAATGATCATCTTCGAGGCAAGACCTCTTGAAAAGACATTAGGTAGAATAGAGGGTGGATTTTACAAAATAATTGGCGTAGACAAATACGAACAGATGACGTGGAAGCAGTATGTTCTAGCCCTAGTAGTGACTAATGTTATTGCAGCTGCCTTTGTTATGGCAATATTTCTCTATCAGAATAGTCTTCCTTTATCACCAAAACCTGGCCTATCATTTGATCTGGCATTCATGCAAGCAGCATCATTTATCACAAATACTGATCTTCAACACTATGCTGGTGATCAGCAACTATCGATCTTCTCACAAATGATTGCACTCATCTTTGTAATGTTTGTAGCCCCAGCATCAGGAATTGCCGCCTTGTTTGCGTTTGTCAGAGGTTTTATTAGAAAGAATTTTGGTCTTGGAAACTTTTATGTTGATTTTACTAGAATAATCCTAACACTTCTACTACCAGTCGCATTTTTGTCAGCATTGTTATTGTTGTTCCTAGGAGTTCCACAGACGCTTGATTCAACAATCACGACAGGTACATTACAAGGTGGCAATCAAACAATTACCATAGGACCTGTTGCCGCACAAGAATCAATAAAGGATCTTGGAAGCAACGGTGGCGGATTCTTTGGAGCAAACTCTGCTCATCCCTTTGAAAATCCAACTGGTATTTCAAATGTATTTGAAACTATCTTAATGCTTGTCATACCATTATCAGCACCTATAGCATATGCTCATTTGATAGGAAAGGGAAGGGGAGTCTCAATACTTGTTGCCATGTTAATTGGTTTTGGAGTGATGCTTATTCTTGGTCTCACACAGATAAGCGGTCCCTCTGGTCTTGAAACAAGATTTGGAAACTTTGGTAGTGTTCTTTTTAATGAAGCTTCAATAGCAACAAACACTGGCTCTGCAGCTTCAGCTCTTACAGGAATGTCACCAAATGCAGTGATTGGACTTTTCTTGAGTATGTTCATTCAAGCAATTCCGGGAGCTGATGGTACTGGGATGATGATGATGATCATCTTTGTCATACTTACTCTCTTTCTAGTTGGGCTGATGGTAGGAAAAACACCTGAATTTTTGAGCATGAAGATTAATCCAAGGGATGTCAGACTGGCAGCATTTGTATTTCTGATACATCCTGCATTAATACTCATTCCAACCGTTATCGCATACAGTACTGGCGATGCGCAAAGTGTTGTTGGCGGTCAAGTTACTCCTATGACATTTACACAAGTTTTGTATGAATTTACATCTGCTTCAGCAAACAACGGTTCTGATTATCTTGGTACTTCGGCAAACACACCATTTTGGAACTGGTCTACTGCATTTGTCATGCTAATTGGGCGTTATGCACCAATAGTGCTGATGCTGGCAATTGCAGGCTCGTTTACCACAAGAGATAGAAAGGAAGTTGTTGAACCAATCAAAACTTCGGGACTTCTTTTTGTTGGCGTATTGTCAGTTATGGTATTCATATTGACAGCTCTTACATTCTTTCCGTTCTTGGCCATGGGACCATTTTCAATTTAG
- a CDS encoding AAA family ATPase produces MSLAPQELENSASRFASEAIKLDSQGARGMAISNYQRAIESLVKLTQLYPDNKLNRVYSERIAAYQNRIKALQMTNVELEPAVDPKATPEQQKQSLAKNEFDDLVMKEKPNVSWAEVVGLDDAKDALRESIVYPAKRPDLFPLGWPRGILLYGPPGCGKTILAAATASEVDGYFINVDAASMMSKWLGEAEKNVSKLFNMARGYAEKEGLPVILFIDEVDSLLGSRNSEVGGEVRVKNQFLTEMDGINGKGKDLKLYVIGATNKPWSLDWPFLRRFTKRVYVSLPSLEARVKLFDLYTSPLKKEDKVKSTDLAKLADGYSASDIKDICQSAQLMVVNDLFHQANYSPEPVVGEPKMQPRELTLVDFKEILTRRKPSVSMEMIRAYYKWSEQFRAL; encoded by the coding sequence ATGAGTCTAGCGCCGCAAGAATTAGAAAATAGTGCAAGTAGATTTGCTTCCGAGGCAATCAAGCTTGATTCTCAGGGGGCACGCGGAATGGCAATATCCAATTATCAGAGAGCAATTGAATCTCTTGTAAAACTCACTCAACTATATCCCGATAACAAGTTAAACCGAGTTTACAGCGAACGCATTGCTGCATACCAGAATAGAATAAAGGCATTACAAATGACCAACGTAGAACTTGAACCTGCAGTTGACCCAAAAGCTACACCAGAACAACAAAAACAGTCTCTTGCAAAAAATGAATTTGATGATCTGGTGATGAAAGAAAAGCCTAACGTAAGTTGGGCTGAAGTTGTAGGATTGGATGACGCAAAAGATGCATTACGTGAATCTATTGTTTATCCAGCCAAAAGACCTGATCTCTTTCCATTGGGATGGCCAAGAGGAATTCTTCTTTATGGACCACCAGGATGTGGAAAGACAATTCTTGCTGCTGCAACTGCAAGTGAAGTTGATGGTTATTTCATAAATGTAGATGCCGCATCAATGATGAGCAAATGGCTTGGTGAAGCAGAAAAAAATGTTTCAAAGTTATTTAACATGGCTCGTGGTTATGCAGAAAAAGAAGGGCTGCCAGTGATTTTGTTTATAGACGAAGTGGATTCGTTATTAGGAAGTAGAAACAGCGAAGTAGGAGGAGAAGTTCGAGTCAAAAACCAATTTCTAACAGAGATGGATGGAATCAACGGTAAAGGAAAAGACCTAAAACTATACGTAATTGGAGCAACAAACAAACCATGGAGTCTTGACTGGCCATTTCTTCGAAGATTCACAAAAAGAGTCTATGTATCACTTCCAAGCCTTGAAGCTAGAGTAAAACTCTTTGATCTTTATACCTCGCCACTTAAAAAAGAGGATAAAGTAAAATCTACTGATCTTGCAAAGCTTGCAGACGGATATAGTGCAAGTGACATTAAAGACATTTGCCAATCTGCTCAGCTAATGGTGGTAAATGACTTGTTCCATCAGGCAAACTATTCTCCAGAACCAGTAGTAGGAGAACCAAAGATGCAACCACGTGAGCTTACACTAGTTGATTTCAAAGAAATCCTAACAAGAAGAAAACCAAGTGTGAGTATGGAAATGATCCGAGCATACTACAAGTGGAGCGAACAGTTCCGAGCACTATAA
- the purD gene encoding phosphoribosylamine--glycine ligase: MTDVLVVGSGGREHALGWKLSQSNKVSKVYYAPGNGGTSNNVSISVDDIDGLAKFASENNCLTVVGPETPLSMGIVDEFTKKGLRIFGPTKKAAQLESSKVWAKNFMKKHDILTAQFEIFDDAKKAKEYAKSVDYNLVVKADGLAAGKGVIVCNDYTETVSAIDKILVEKSFGTAGSKIILEERIDGIEASYIALSDGMVAIPMATSQDHKRIFNNDKGPNTGGMGAYSPTPVIDDSMAEQIQKDIINMTVQSMKNDGIVFKGFLYAGIMLKDDTPYVLEYNARMGDPECQPIMMRMESDLYDYINASIDGTLSQLPPISWKKQSAVCVVLASKGYPDSYPKNEEILGLDTQDNNSIVFHSGTIRDSNRVLTSGGRVLGVTALGGSLQTAISNAYLRVKEISWPSKYYRTDIGKKGLMS; encoded by the coding sequence TTGACTGATGTTTTAGTTGTTGGTTCTGGTGGAAGAGAACATGCACTTGGCTGGAAACTGTCTCAAAGCAACAAAGTGAGCAAAGTTTACTATGCTCCAGGTAATGGCGGAACATCAAACAACGTATCCATATCAGTAGATGACATTGATGGATTGGCAAAATTTGCATCAGAGAATAATTGTCTGACAGTTGTAGGGCCTGAGACTCCGCTTTCTATGGGTATAGTAGATGAATTTACAAAAAAAGGTTTGAGGATATTTGGACCAACAAAAAAAGCTGCACAGCTTGAATCAAGCAAAGTATGGGCAAAAAACTTTATGAAAAAACATGACATCCTTACTGCACAATTTGAGATTTTTGATGATGCAAAAAAAGCTAAAGAATATGCAAAATCAGTTGATTATAATCTTGTAGTAAAAGCAGATGGTCTTGCAGCAGGAAAGGGCGTGATTGTTTGTAATGATTATACCGAAACAGTATCTGCAATTGATAAAATACTAGTAGAGAAAAGCTTTGGTACTGCGGGTTCAAAAATAATTTTAGAAGAAAGAATTGACGGAATAGAGGCATCATACATTGCGCTCTCTGATGGTATGGTGGCAATTCCAATGGCCACAAGTCAGGATCATAAAAGAATATTCAACAATGACAAAGGTCCAAACACTGGAGGGATGGGTGCATATTCTCCAACTCCTGTTATAGATGATTCCATGGCAGAACAAATTCAAAAAGATATCATCAACATGACTGTGCAATCCATGAAAAACGATGGTATTGTTTTCAAGGGATTTTTGTACGCTGGAATTATGCTAAAAGATGATACGCCATATGTTTTGGAATATAACGCAAGAATGGGCGATCCAGAATGTCAACCCATCATGATGAGAATGGAGTCAGACTTGTATGATTACATCAATGCAAGCATTGATGGAACCTTGTCACAACTGCCGCCTATATCATGGAAGAAACAAAGTGCTGTTTGTGTTGTACTAGCATCAAAAGGATATCCTGATTCATACCCAAAAAATGAGGAAATACTGGGTCTTGACACGCAAGACAACAACTCGATAGTATTTCATTCAGGCACCATACGCGATAGCAATAGAGTTCTGACTAGCGGAGGCAGGGTACTTGGAGTAACTGCACTTGGGGGTTCATTACAAACTGCAATATCTAATGCATATTTGCGAGTAAAAGAAATATCTTGGCCTTCCAAATACTATAGAACTGATATAGGAAAAAAGGGCCTCATGTCTTAA